In the Paralichthys olivaceus isolate ysfri-2021 chromosome 15, ASM2471397v2, whole genome shotgun sequence genome, one interval contains:
- the fam114a2 gene encoding protein FAM114A2: MSDSEPTAAEGPEAAAETQDASPTETPDGSSPTTPDVSTDVAPTRRARRRPEAKPAAEVEEPQKVEEQPPKTTSESTVSQGGWGYWGSWGKSILSTATSTVATVGQGLTQVIEKAETSLGIPSPTEVSAQVEEEEKQQASSPEGAASSETDKAVGGAMGMFSSLSSVVQSTGKTVITGGLDALEFIGKKTMDVIAEGDPGFKKTKGLMIQNSTLSQVLREAKEQEELQTAERESSDCGKKVVAHYGMLFDEFQGLSHLEALEILSRESESKVKSVLTTLSGDKLLQLRGELESIKESFSLVEFDDDDDDERTDEDGSEFEGELTKALEGLSVSATADKLSKACKSASSQISDMSRPEEEGEDGEEKKTASVEEVHAAAIRSLAELTARSIELFHKLAEMILFCSGSAEAGVLSQLTVVLCKEISLLSKKFTSCLTSAGSKERGDVLNPLITGVFLEASNSASYIQDAFQLLMPILEISHIQRTADSTEQ, from the exons ATGTCTGACAGCGAACCTACAGCAGCTGAGGGTCCAGAGGCGGCAGCAGAGACCCAGGACGCCTCTCCCACCGAGACGCCCGACGGGTCCTCGCCGACCACACCTGACGTGTCCACTGACGTGGCTCCGACGAGGAGAGCCAGGAGGAGACCGGAGGCTAAACCTGCAGCTGAAGTTGAGGAGCCGCAGAAAGTAGAGGAGCAGCCACCGAAG ACAACCAGTGAGTCGACTGTGTCCCAGGGTGGATGGGGATACTGGGGCAGCTGGGGAAAATCCATTTTATCCACAGCAACATCTACTGTGGCCACTGTGG GTCAGGGCCTCACTCAGGTCATCGAGAAGGCCGAGACGTCGCTGGGAATCCCGAGTCCGACCGAAGTGTCAgcgcaggtggaggaggaagagaaacagcAGG cTTCTTCTCCTGAAGGTGCCGCCAGCAGTGAGACGGACAAAGCTGTGGGAGGGGCTATGGGAATGTTTTCATCGCTCAGCAGCGTCGTGCAGAGCACA GGGAAGACGGTGATTACAGGCGGTCTGGACGCTCTGGAGTTCATCGGGAAAAAAACGATGGACGTGATAGCAGAAGGCGACCCCGGCTTCAAGAAGACCAAAGGACTGATGATCCAGAACTCCACTCTGTCTCAG GTGTTGAGGGAGGCGAAGGAgcaagaggagctgcagacggCGGAGAGGGAGTCGTCTGATTGTGGGAAGAAGGTGGTCGCTCACTACGGGATGCTGTTTGATGAATTCCAGGGTCTGTCCCACCTCGAGGCTCTGGAGATTTTGTCGAGGGAGAGCGAGTCGAAG GTGAAGTCGGTGCTGACCACCCTGTCAGGAgacaagctgctgcagctcagaggagaGCTAGAGAGCATCAAGGAGTCTTTCTCCCTCGTCGAGTTTGACGATGACGACGATGACGAGAGGACAG ACGAGGACGGCTCAGAGTTCGAGGGGGAGTTAACAAAGGCGTTGGAGGGTCTCAGTGTCTCCGCCACAGCCGACAAACTCAGCAAA GCCTGTAAGAGTGCGTCCAGCCAGATCTCCGACATGAGCCGacctgaggaggaaggagaagatggCGAGGAGAAGAAAACTGCTTCTGTAGAG GAGGTGCACGCTGCGGCCATCAGGAGTCTGGCAGAGCTGACGGCTCGATCCATCGAGCTCTTCCACAAACTGGCTGAGATGATTCTCTTCTGCAGCGGCAGCGCTGAGGCCGGCGTCCTGTCACA GTTAACGGTTGTTCTGTGTAAAGAAATCTCGCTGCTCTCCAAGAAGTTCACCTCCTGTTTAACAAGCGCAGGG TCTAAAGAGAGGGGAGACGTCCTCAACCCGCTGATAACAGGCGTCTTCTTAGAG GCGTCCAACAGTGCATCCTACATCCAGGATGCGTTCCAGCTTCTCATGCCCATCCTGGAGATTTCTCACATCCAGAGGACGGCTGATTCCACGGAGCAGTGA
- the cnot8 gene encoding CCR4-NOT transcription complex subunit 8, translating to MPAALTDSSQIICEVWASNVEEEMRKIRQIIQSYNFIAMDTEFPGVVVRPIGEFRSTVDYQYQLLRCNVDLLKIIQLGLTFMNEDGDYPSGTTTWQFNFKFNLTEDMYSQDSIDLLQNSGLQFKKHEEEGIDTLYFAELLMTSGLVLCENVKWLSFHSGYDFGYLVKLLTDARLPEEEHDFFQILNLFFPAIYDVKYLMKSCKNLKGGLQEVADQLELKRIGRQHQAGSDSLLTGMAFFRMKELFFEDNIDDAKYCGRLYGLGSGSTQPQNGISSSGQEETNNKH from the exons ATGCCGGCCGCACTTACAGATTCCAGTCAGATAATCTGTGAAGTCTGGGCAAGcaatgtggaggaggagatgaggaagatCCGGCAGATTATTCAAAGCTACAACTTCATCGCCATG GACACAGAATTCCCCGGAGTAGTTGTCCGGCCGATCGGCGAGTTTCGCAGCACAGTGGATTACCAGTATCAGCTGCTGAGGTGTAACGTCGACCTCCTGAAGATCATACAGCTTGGGCTCACGTTCATGAACGAGGATGGAGACTACCCCTCCGGCACGACGACGTGGCAGTTCAACTTCAAGTTTAACCTCAC AGAAGACATGTACTCACAGGACTCCATAGACCTGCTCCAGAACTCCGGCCTCCAGTTTAAAAAACACGAAGAAGAAGGAATCGACACGCTCTACTTCGCCGAGCTCCTCATGACGTCTGGTCTGGTGCTGTGTGAAAACGTCAAGTGGCTTTCCTTCCACAG CGGCTACGACTTCGGATACCTGGTGAAGCTCCTGACAGACGCACGGCTCCCGGAGGAGGAACACGACTTCTTCCAGATCCTCAACCTGTTCTTCCCGGCAATCTACGACGTCAAGTACCTGATGAAGAGCTGCAAGAACTTAAAG gGGGGGCTGCAGGAAGTGGCGGACCagctggagctgaagaggaTCGGGCGGCAGCATCAGGCTGGATCAGACTCTCTGCTCACTGGTATGGCGTTCTTCCGGATGAAAGAG CTTTTCTTCGAAGACAACATCGACGACGCAAAGTATTGTGGGAGATTGTACGGCCTGGGCTCCGGCTCCACCCAACCTCAGAACGGCATCTCCAGCTCGGGCCAGGAGGAAACGAACAACAAGCACTGA
- the gemin5 gene encoding gem-associated protein 5 codes for MYERSLPASPNWYCSRCSDVNSDGLMGVGAKNIVYLIDVSGSSCRVEGELVGHRDLVSGFSFCQHAGQSHLCVSSSNDGKICYWDSNSKSLLREHAAHQSPVSAVHWSPVDKNLVVSGDEKGVVICYWFHTGDTSSFFPEPRTIFCLSCSPHTWNIVAVGYKDGMIVLIDVSKKGIVMQRLRGHDDEIHSLAWSPLHGEDALYSRPEDSEATNGESAGEEKGCYLASGSKDQTLRIWSTLKSKGVMTLKLPYLKKRGSAVDPGVKERLWLNVHWPKGRPTQLVSSCFSGELVLWDLTRSGKQRWTLLGTSSEGQNHSRIVFNMSSVHLQDNRQLLISTSMDRDIKCWDLDSLDCCWTLPTLGGFVYTLTFSPVGTGCLALGVGDSMIRVWNTLTTQNQYDTRAFWQGIKSKVTALAWHPKKEGSLSFGTDDGKVGIYEVYSNKPPQISSSYHRKTVYTLAWGPPVPPMSFGADRGKSTYSLYSCAGEGIILQHDPLKLGGEASDIDKLIRNTNNIKHKLSPHTDLSWKPDGKVVAIGNEDGCIDVYEAPSLKLLCSIQQHHKIINTLQWHHDHSSPPELHCLLASGSSNAIVYVHDLRSIIENPPESPVVVTEPYRRLCGHTDKVTDMAWSPHHEARLVTASYDGTAQVWDVLQEEALSNYRGHNGYLLSVDWSPVDPDLIWTGGKDFTAQEWRVSKQTFTKPPKGKKMSKLKEKMKANPKQKRKNKKTSGAGEMNGGPVAEGEKAVTGAEQSGEDEEDEGSSRSSPVPPAASFEMQRKLSAVPKTKEKPDTNLLKKKKPRSMLPISTSMDHRPKEELLQDCITLASVQHDQAPPAGCVPGQGEHIHLGLFSDRPALHRMFQSEEEGHVEAGHFDSVVYLRLWSGDLEGALQLATERGELNDHLLSIAPMAGFEAWSRAVEAFIKQLCLQEQYLKAASHLLSINKVYEAVDLLRSNKLYREAIALVKARLPADDPTLKELYTCWAAVLEKDGHFSSAAKCYLAAGASFDAAKVIARKNDVSSLKTAASLAKISGEVALAQSLALRCAKDLAAAQNWVGAQDVLSSHETLLVHQLHFSVTELLSAMLEDAGVIPQPCTSGHAWSSPDEGHTSIQDRVRDVWETQFGVSQTSAGRHGAGTLLQELKSVESPTLGANVPLRQVLLYSSLHLTHSVLSWLLDDDEQLIKGLWQAVAWLRDAGHFCVSAELCRRLFPDDDVTVYSRKRPKTLHLSEEGGRAAADSLQAFVHYHRLYDRWWSNSAHDQKVHNGHSLPATDFRAGDEPEDKVVNGESSESGKSVHSPTGSLDDLGFDASLLLSESHAACQATQRSVREIQEQLAAMVQQHSRAQGGQLESGETQADTQTSSAAESSDGHGSTDAEKRPDDHQTLLSLSLKMSELQKELADLPDTLKAFPHPDVLECCLVLLHFSESSPPVSESLRRDARDLLRKHGSGPSVLRASQRFLT; via the exons ATGTACGAACGGTCACTTCCGGCCTCCCCCAACTGGTACTGCTCGCGCTGCAGTGACGTCAACAGCGATGGTTTAATGGGAGTCGGAGCAAAAAACATCGTTTATCTCATCGATGTGTCCGGATCCTCCTGTAGAGTGGAGG GGGAACTCGTCGGCCACAGGGACCTGGTGTCGGGCTTTTCATTCTGTCAGCACGCAGGACAGAGTCACCTCTGCGTCAGCTCCTCCAATGACGGGAAGATCTGTTACTGGGACTCCAACAGCAAGAGTCTTTTGAGGGAGCATGCAGCTCATCAG AGCCCTGTCTCAGCGGTGCACTGGTCCCCGGTGGATAAGAACCTGGTGGTGTCGGGGGACGAGAAGGGCGTGGTCATCTGTTACTGGTTCCACACAGGAGACACTTCCAGCTTCTTTCCTGAGCCCAGGACCATCTTCTGCCTCAGCTGCTCCCCTCACACCTGGAACATCGTGGCTGTCGG GTACAAGGACGGGATGATAGTTCTGATTGACGTGAGTAAGAAAGGCATTGTGATGCAGCGTCTGCGGGGACACGATGATGAGATCCACTCACTGGCCTGGTCGCCGCTTCATGGGGAGGACGCCCTCTATAGCAGACCCGAGGACAGCGAAG CAACAAATGGCGAGTCTGCGGGGGAGGAGAAAGGCTGCTATCTTGCCTCTGGGAGCAAAGACCAGACTTTGAGGATCTGGAGCACACTGAAGAGCAAAG GTGTGATGACTCTGAAGCTGCCGTATCTGAAGAAAAGAGGCTCAGCAGTCGACCCCGGGGTCAAAGAGAGACTCTGGTTAAATGTCCACTGGCCGAAGGGACGACCAACACAACTGGTGTCCAGCTGCTTCAG TGGTGAGCTGGTGCTGTGGGACTTGACCAGGTCAGGGAAGCAGAGGTGGACACTGTTGGGGACGTCGTCCGAGGGTCAGAACCACAGCAGGATCGTCTTCAACATGAGTTCAGTTCACCTGCAGGACAACAGACAGCTGCTCATCAGCACGTCCATGGACAGAGAT ATTAAATGCTGGGACCTGGACTCTCTGGACTGCTGCTGGACTCTTCCCACCCTGGGGGGGTTCGTCTACACCCTCACCTTCTCCCCTGTGGGTACAGGGTGTTTGGCGCTGGGTGTCGGTGACAGCATGATCCGGGTGTGGAACACGCTGACGACACAGAACCAGTACGACACCAGGGCGTTCTGGCAGGGCATCAAGTCCAAGGTTACAGCG CTGGCGTGGCACCCGAAGAAAGAAGGCTCTTTGTCGTTTGGAACCGATGATGGTAAAGTTGGAATCTACGAAGTCTACTCAAACAA GCCTCCGCAGATATCGAGCTCCTATCACCGAAAAACAGTCTACACATTGGCTTGGGGACCCCCAGTTCCCCCAATGTCATTTG gtgcagacagaGGAAAGTCGACCTACAGCCTTTACAGCTGCGCCGGCGAAGGTATCATCCTGCAGCACGACCCGTTGAAGCTGGGCGGAGAGGCGTCCGACATAGATAAGCTGATCAGAAACACCAATAACATCAAG CACAAGCTGTCTCCGCACACCGACCTCAGCTGGAAGCCAGATGGGAAAGTGGTTGCCATCGGCAACGAGGACGG GTGCATCGATGTTTATGAGGCTCCCAGTCTGAAGCTGCTGTGCAGCATCCAGCAGCATCACAAGATCATCAACACGCTGCAGTGGCACCACGACCACAGCTCTCCACCCGAGCTGCACTGCCTCCTGGCCTCGGGCTCCAGCAACGCCATCGTCTACGTGCACGATCTCCGCTCTATCATCG agaATCCTCCAGAGAGCCCTGTGGTTGTGACGGAGCCGTATCGCAGGCTGTGTGGTCACACGGATAAAGTCACCGACATGGCCTGGAGTCCGCACCACGAGGCGCGGCTGGTCACCGCCTCCTATGACGGCACAGCCCAA GTGTGGGatgtcctgcaggaggaggcgcTCTCTAACTACCGGGGTCACAATGGTTACCTGCTGTCTGTGGACTGGTCGCCCGTCGACCCCGATTTGATCTGGACCGGAGGGAAGGACTTCACCGCGCAGGAGTGGAGAGTCTCCAAACAAACGTTTACAAAGCCACCTAAAG ggaAAAAGATGTCGAAGCTGAAGGAAAAGATGAAGGCCAATCCCaagcagaagaggaagaacaagaaGACATCAGGGGCCGGAGAGATGAACGGGGGCCCGGTGGCAGAAGGAGAGAAGGCTGTGACGGGAGCGGAGCAGTCCggtgaagatgaggaagatgagggcAGCTCACGGAGCAGTCCTGTACCTCCAGCAG ctTCTTTTGAGATGCAAAGAAAACTCTCTGCTGTGCCGAAGACCAAAGAAAAACCAG acACAAAcctgctgaagaagaagaagcctcGCTCCATGCTTCCCATCAGCACATCCATGGACCACCGTCCcaaagaggagctgctgcaggactgcATCACTCTGGCTTCTGTCCAACACGACCAGG cgccccctgcaggctgtGTCCCAGGACAGGGAGAGCACATCCATCTCGGCCTCTTCTCTGACAGACCGGCTCTGCACCGCATGTTCCAGTcagaag AGGAGGGTCACGTGGAGGCGGGTCACTTCGACTCTGTAGTGTACCTGCGACTGTGGAGCGGAGACCTGGAGGGGGCGCTGCAGCTcgccacagagagaggagagctgaaCGACCACCTGCTCTCCATCGCTCCGATGG CCGGGTTCGAGGCGTGGTCTCGGGCGGTGGAGGCCTTCATCAAGCAGCTGTGTTTGCAGGAGCAGTACCTGAAGGCAGCGTCTCACCTGCTGTCAATCAACAAAGTGTACGAGGCCGTCGACCTGCTGCGATCGAACAAACTCTACAG aGAGGCCATAGCTCTGGTGAAGGCCAGGCTGCCGGCAGACGACCCCACCCTGAAGGAGCTGTACACCTGCTGGGCTGCTGTGCTGGAGAAggacggacatttctcctcCGCTGCTAAATG TTACTTGGCTGCTGGAGCCAGTTTCGACGCGGCCAAAGTCATCGCCAGGAAGAACGACGTCTCCTCGCTGAAGACGGCCGCCAGTCTAGCGAAGATTTCCGGGGAGGTCGCTCTGGCTCAGTCGCTGGCACTGAGGTGCGCTAAAGACCTGGCTGCTGCTCAGAACTGGGTCGGAGCTCAGGACGTCCTCAGCTCACACGAGACTCTGTTG GTTCACCAGCTGCATTTCAGTGTCACTGAGCTTCTGTCTGCGATGCTGGAGGACGCCGGAGTTATACCTCAGCCCTGCACCTCCGGTCACGCGTGGTCGTCACCAGACGAAGGTCACACCAGCATCCAGGACCGAGTACGAGACGTGTGGGAGACGCAGTTTGGTGTCTCGCAGACGTCAGCAGGACGTCACGGCGCTGGAACTCTTCTGCAGGAGCTGAAGTCTGTGGAGAGTCCAACGCTGGGCGCTAACGTCCCTCTGAGACAG gtTCTGCTGTATTCATCTCTCCATCTGACTCACTCTGTCCTGAGCTGGTTATTGGACGATGATGAGCAGCTGATAAAAGGACTGTGGCAGGCGGTGGCCTGGCTGAGAGACGCCGGACACTTCTGCGTCTCCGCAGAGCTCTGCAGGCGCCTGTTCCCCGACG ACGACGTCACCGTTTATTCCAGGAAACGTCCTAAAACTCTTCATCTCTCAGAAGAAGGAGGCCGAGCTGCTGCCGACAGTCTGCAGGCCTTCGTCCATTACCACCGTTTGTACGATCGCTGGTGGAGCAACTCTGCTCACGACCAGAAAGTCCACAACGGACATTCCCTCCCTGCCACTGACTTCCGCGCCGGAGATGAGCCGGAGGACAAGGTGGTGAACGGAGAATCATCGGAGTCGGGGAAGAGCGTCCACTCGCCGACCGGAAGTTTGGACGACCTGGGATTTGATGCTTCGCTTCTTCTGTCTGAGTCTCACGCTGCCTGTCAGGCCACTCAGAGGTCGGTGAGGGAGATCCAGGAGCAGCTGGCTGCCATggtgcagcagcacagcagagcCCAGGGGGGGCAGCTCGAGTCGGGGGAGACGCAGGCCGACACACAGACGTCCTCCGCCGCAGAGTCGTCAGACGGACACGGATCCACTGATGCTGAGAAACG GCCGGACGACCACCagactctcctctctctgtctctcaagATGTCCGAGCTTCAGAAAGAGTTGGCCGACCTGCCGGACACCCTCAAG GCGTTTCCTCATCCAGATGTTCTCGAATGTTGCCTGGTTCTGCTGCACTTCAGCGAATCCTCACCGCCCGTCTCCGAGTCCCTGAGAAGAGACGCCAGAGACCTGCTGCGAAAACACGGCTCAGGTCCGTCCGTCCTGAGAGCGTCACAGCGTTTCCTCACCTGA
- the mrpl22 gene encoding large ribosomal subunit protein uL22m isoform X1 — protein MATAMTGRGFGFLRNLSGALHSRLQALGGSSSPQQLSCLHTSASLESKHWEKRNLKVYPPQLPDEPRRPAEIHHSRRQIKYSKDKMWYLAKMIRGMSIDEAVSQLEFNDKKGAKIMKEVLLEAQEMAVKHHNVEYKSNLYVAESFSSKGRYLKRIRYHGRGMFGIMDKVYCHYFVKLVEGSPPKIEEKTSFDQAKEYVQSLKNRAIIHSL, from the exons ATGGCGACCGCAATGACAGGACGTG GTTTCGGTTTTCTTCGGAATTTATCCGGAGCGTTACACTCGAG ACTTCAGGCTCtgggcggcagcagcagccctcAGCAGCTCTCATGTCTCCACACCAGCGCTTCACTGGAATCTAAACACTGGGAGAAGAGGAACCTGAAGGTTTATCCCCCTCAGCTGCCGGACGAGCCTCGCAGACCAGCG GAGATCCACCACAGCAGGAGGCAGATCAAGTACAGCAAAGACAAGATGTGGTACCTGGCTAAAATG ATCCGAGGGATGAGCATCGATGAGGCCGTCTCCCAGCTGGAGTTCAACGACAAGAAAGGAGCGAAAATCATGAAAGAG GTCCTTCTTGAGGCCCAGGAGATGGCAGTCAAGCATCACAACGTAGAATACAAATCCAACCTGTATGTAG CTGAGTCCTTCTCCAGCAAAGGCAGGTACCTGAAGCGGATCCGTTACCACGGCCGCGGCATGTTTGGCATCATGGATAAAGTTTACTGCCACTACTTCGTCAAGCTGGTGGAGGGTTCGCCGCCAAAAATAGAGGAGAAGACGAGCTTTGACCAGGCTAAAGAGTACGTCCAGAGCCTCAAGAACAGAGCCATCATCCACAGTCTGTAG
- the mrpl22 gene encoding large ribosomal subunit protein uL22m isoform X2, translating to MWYLAKMIRGMSIDEAVSQLEFNDKKGAKIMKEVLLEAQEMAVKHHNVEYKSNLYVAESFSSKGRYLKRIRYHGRGMFGIMDKVYCHYFVKLVEGSPPKIEEKTSFDQAKEYVQSLKNRAIIHSL from the exons ATGTGGTACCTGGCTAAAATG ATCCGAGGGATGAGCATCGATGAGGCCGTCTCCCAGCTGGAGTTCAACGACAAGAAAGGAGCGAAAATCATGAAAGAG GTCCTTCTTGAGGCCCAGGAGATGGCAGTCAAGCATCACAACGTAGAATACAAATCCAACCTGTATGTAG CTGAGTCCTTCTCCAGCAAAGGCAGGTACCTGAAGCGGATCCGTTACCACGGCCGCGGCATGTTTGGCATCATGGATAAAGTTTACTGCCACTACTTCGTCAAGCTGGTGGAGGGTTCGCCGCCAAAAATAGAGGAGAAGACGAGCTTTGACCAGGCTAAAGAGTACGTCCAGAGCCTCAAGAACAGAGCCATCATCCACAGTCTGTAG